The Streptomyces sp. NBC_01255 genome window below encodes:
- a CDS encoding GTP-binding protein, with the protein MPAQPQAGPYEPEPGADDGAQDWQLDHTRAPIATKIVVAGGFGVGKTTFVRAVSEITPLQTEALMTRASEDTDDLTSTPDKLTTTVAMDFGRITLDNDLVLYVFGTPGQQRFWFMWDDLVRGAIGAIVLADTRRLTDCFPALDYFESCGLPYIVAVNHFEGTERFEPEDVREALTVSPDVPVVIMDARKRYSVVETLLSMVAHALEATPE; encoded by the coding sequence ATCCCCGCACAGCCCCAGGCCGGTCCGTACGAACCGGAACCGGGCGCCGACGACGGCGCCCAGGACTGGCAGCTCGACCACACCCGGGCCCCGATCGCGACGAAGATCGTGGTCGCGGGCGGCTTCGGCGTCGGCAAGACCACCTTCGTCCGCGCGGTCTCGGAGATCACCCCGCTCCAGACCGAGGCGCTGATGACCCGGGCGAGCGAGGACACGGACGACCTCACGTCCACGCCGGACAAGCTCACCACCACGGTGGCGATGGACTTCGGCCGGATCACCCTCGACAACGACCTCGTGCTGTACGTGTTCGGCACGCCGGGACAGCAGCGCTTCTGGTTCATGTGGGACGACCTGGTGCGCGGGGCGATCGGGGCGATCGTGCTCGCCGACACGCGCCGGCTGACGGACTGCTTCCCGGCCCTGGACTACTTCGAGAGCTGCGGCCTCCCGTACATCGTGGCCGTCAACCACTTCGAGGGCACCGAGCGCTTCGAGCCGGAGGACGTCAGGGAGGCCCTGACGGTCTCCCCGGACGTGCCGGTGGTGATCATGGACGCGCGCAAGCGCTACAGCGTCGTCGAGACCCTGCTCTCCATGGTCGCGCACGCGCTCGAAGCAACCCCCGAATAG
- a CDS encoding DUF742 domain-containing protein — protein MTSASAAFHDHKLPVRGDGRRPSRVRPYSLTGGRTRFGHVLLVETFVAALEAAPARKVLTDGGPGARGLMPEMRAIVEICRRMRTVAEISALLKMPLGVVRVLLSDLADQGKIRVYGTGHGTGQPDRALLERVLSGLRRL, from the coding sequence GTGACGTCTGCGTCCGCGGCCTTTCACGACCACAAACTGCCGGTACGCGGGGACGGGCGGCGCCCCTCACGCGTACGCCCGTACTCGCTGACCGGAGGCCGTACCCGGTTCGGTCACGTCCTGCTCGTCGAGACCTTCGTGGCCGCGCTCGAAGCGGCCCCCGCGCGCAAGGTCCTGACGGACGGCGGGCCCGGAGCCCGCGGTCTGATGCCGGAGATGCGGGCCATAGTCGAGATCTGCCGCCGCATGCGGACGGTCGCGGAGATCTCGGCGCTCCTGAAGATGCCGTTGGGAGTCGTCCGGGTGCTGCTCAGCGACCTGGCCGACCAGGGAAAGATCCGTGTGTACGGGACCGGTCACGGCACCGGCCAGCCCGACCGCGCGCTCCTCGAAAGGGTGCTGAGTGGACTCCGTCGTCTCTGA
- a CDS encoding roadblock/LC7 domain-containing protein codes for MTATGTFGLSTEARNLQWLLGNLVEEVPGVRSVAVVSSDGLMLLSSDPATQQAATAAADAVRPDGPRGSSADLATIVSGIGSLTIGAARLMDGGGVKQTMVAMEEGSVFVMSISDGSLLGVHATPDCDMSVVAYHMALFVGRAGHVLTPEVRSELRKSMESTQ; via the coding sequence TTGACTGCGACGGGAACGTTCGGACTGAGCACGGAGGCCCGCAACCTGCAATGGCTGCTGGGCAATCTCGTGGAGGAGGTACCGGGAGTCCGCTCGGTCGCCGTCGTCTCCTCCGACGGGCTGATGCTGCTCTCGTCCGACCCGGCCACCCAGCAGGCGGCCACGGCCGCCGCCGACGCCGTCCGTCCCGACGGGCCGCGCGGCTCCAGCGCCGACCTGGCCACCATCGTCTCGGGCATCGGCAGCCTCACCATCGGCGCGGCCCGGCTGATGGACGGCGGCGGGGTCAAGCAGACCATGGTGGCGATGGAGGAGGGCAGCGTCTTCGTGATGTCGATCAGCGACGGCTCGCTGCTCGGCGTGCACGCCACCCCCGACTGCGACATGAGCGTCGTGGCGTACCACATGGCGCTCTTCGTGGGCCGCGCCGGACACGTACTCACCCCCGAAGTCCGCAGTGAGCTGCGCAAATCGATGGAGAGCACCCAGTGA
- a CDS encoding sensor histidine kinase, producing MRAPVEKKRPRSKNGARSQTPGVPPTPVGTVTAPTGGHPAEPAATHPAQPQPQAQPPAGRSKRVRNRLVAGVALVGVTVLAAGAPAILTASADLTDSQRLVTLAELDRQAVTLAHSLADERDEVVAYIAAGRDAQTGDAKDKRQITDTRSTRVDRQIDEIRPAAATELRRDLAGVPSIRRAALTGKGTALEAHKAYSDVITKLQALSDELAEETPPRAAGSALTETTRAPAALGRAVEQASAARGLLLAALAVPQPEPTGDVHYDPGTGTYVPDVPEGTEEAEHARDALTAAAQQARVRELAALGDFDQAAGAAARDAIAATVAGPDVKSAERSLATLTDQPRLTESERETDQAGLEAALSARIEQMRGVESRLAAERVEHFVALRDDDVTALELRIAYLGGCLLVAIGISTYVARTLTRPLAVLRLGAARLAGAAEPHREEPVRFTGRNDEFAQAVRSLNTLHGKLSGLAAHSERLTGEHAETAAAKEALGAELAAQRADLQGRVALVTADLERLKDTVHHTFVNLSLRSLGLVERQLGVIEKLEEREQDPDRLATLFKLDHLATVMRRHSENLLVLAGHEHVHGHAGPVPLVDVLRAAVSEIERYERVTIQSLPPHAQIAGFAADDLSHLIAELLENATSFSPPDAEVQLSGWLLETGEVMLSVQDAGIGMTDSRLTELNARLAEADPDGFEGEGLGMRVTALLAARHGVRVQLREQKPGGIAAVVVLPLPLLPTTPPTVVSEPVRVAGAAPTLHLPGSAAEANSNTLPSRNRDPLVEAAERAFLAAEAEAEEPQQQPEPAPQQEPQPQQQAPTQASEPVDTYEPAGFVESVSETTLQVRLPDPQPEPDAHERAADGDPLAADHVEPPALPVPAAPSAPAAPAAPEPLSDQTVPGPRTAQWERVTDKGLPKRTPQVVRKAEDSTTPRKGGVDAEALRRRLGGFHQGAKAGRRDVEAEMETETPRIDAVRPARTEEMTGDTVEEARS from the coding sequence ATGCGAGCACCGGTGGAGAAGAAGCGGCCTCGGAGCAAGAACGGCGCGCGGAGCCAGACCCCCGGTGTACCGCCGACCCCGGTCGGCACCGTCACGGCGCCCACCGGCGGCCACCCCGCGGAGCCCGCCGCGACGCACCCCGCGCAGCCGCAGCCGCAGGCCCAGCCCCCGGCCGGACGCTCCAAGCGCGTCCGTAACCGCCTGGTCGCCGGTGTCGCCCTCGTGGGCGTGACCGTCCTCGCCGCCGGCGCCCCCGCGATCCTCACGGCCTCCGCCGACCTGACCGACTCCCAGCGCCTGGTCACCCTCGCCGAGCTCGACCGGCAGGCCGTCACCCTCGCGCACTCCCTCGCGGACGAGCGCGACGAGGTCGTCGCGTACATCGCCGCGGGCCGCGACGCGCAGACCGGCGACGCCAAGGACAAGCGCCAGATCACCGACACCCGCTCCACCCGCGTCGACCGCCAGATCGACGAGATCCGGCCCGCCGCCGCGACCGAGCTCCGCCGCGACCTCGCCGGGGTCCCCTCCATCCGCCGCGCCGCCCTCACCGGCAAGGGCACGGCCCTGGAGGCCCACAAGGCCTACTCGGACGTCATCACCAAGCTCCAGGCCCTCTCCGACGAACTCGCCGAGGAGACCCCGCCCCGCGCCGCCGGCTCCGCGCTCACCGAGACCACCCGCGCCCCGGCCGCCCTCGGCCGCGCCGTCGAGCAGGCCTCCGCCGCCCGCGGCCTGCTCCTCGCCGCCCTCGCCGTGCCGCAGCCCGAGCCCACCGGCGACGTCCACTACGACCCCGGCACCGGCACCTACGTCCCCGACGTCCCCGAGGGCACCGAAGAGGCCGAGCACGCCCGCGACGCCCTCACCGCCGCCGCCCAGCAGGCCCGCGTCCGCGAACTGGCCGCCCTCGGCGACTTCGACCAGGCCGCCGGCGCCGCCGCCCGCGACGCGATCGCCGCGACCGTCGCGGGACCCGACGTCAAGAGCGCCGAGCGCTCCCTCGCCACCCTCACCGACCAGCCCCGGCTGACCGAGTCCGAGCGCGAGACCGACCAGGCCGGCCTGGAGGCCGCGCTGTCCGCCCGTATCGAGCAGATGCGCGGCGTCGAGTCCCGGCTCGCCGCCGAGCGGGTCGAGCACTTCGTCGCGCTCCGGGACGACGACGTCACCGCCCTCGAACTGCGCATCGCCTACCTCGGCGGCTGCCTCCTGGTCGCGATCGGCATCTCCACGTACGTCGCCCGCACCCTCACCCGGCCGCTCGCCGTGCTCCGCCTCGGCGCCGCCCGGCTCGCCGGGGCGGCCGAGCCGCACCGCGAGGAGCCGGTCCGCTTCACCGGCCGCAACGACGAGTTCGCCCAGGCCGTCCGCTCCCTCAACACCCTGCACGGCAAGCTCTCCGGCCTCGCCGCCCACAGCGAGCGGCTCACCGGCGAGCACGCCGAGACCGCCGCCGCCAAGGAGGCGCTCGGCGCGGAGCTCGCCGCCCAGCGCGCCGACCTCCAGGGCCGGGTCGCCCTCGTCACCGCCGACCTGGAACGCCTCAAGGACACGGTCCACCACACCTTCGTCAACCTCTCGCTGCGCAGCCTCGGGCTCGTCGAGCGGCAGCTCGGCGTCATCGAGAAGCTGGAGGAGCGCGAGCAGGACCCGGACCGTCTCGCGACGCTCTTCAAGCTCGACCACCTGGCGACCGTCATGCGCCGCCACAGCGAGAACCTCCTCGTCCTCGCCGGCCACGAGCACGTCCACGGCCACGCCGGGCCCGTCCCGCTCGTCGACGTGCTGCGCGCCGCCGTCAGCGAGATCGAGCGGTACGAGCGGGTCACCATCCAGTCCCTGCCGCCGCACGCCCAGATCGCCGGCTTCGCCGCCGACGACCTGAGCCACCTGATCGCGGAACTCCTGGAGAACGCCACGTCGTTCTCGCCGCCCGACGCCGAGGTCCAGCTCTCCGGCTGGCTCCTGGAGACCGGCGAGGTCATGCTCTCCGTCCAGGACGCGGGCATCGGCATGACCGACTCCCGGCTCACCGAGCTCAACGCGCGCCTCGCCGAGGCCGATCCGGACGGCTTCGAGGGCGAGGGGCTCGGCATGCGCGTGACCGCCCTGCTCGCCGCCCGCCACGGGGTCCGCGTCCAGCTGCGCGAGCAGAAGCCGGGCGGCATCGCGGCCGTCGTCGTCCTGCCGCTGCCCCTGCTGCCCACGACGCCGCCGACCGTGGTGTCGGAGCCGGTACGGGTGGCGGGCGCGGCGCCCACGCTCCACCTGCCGGGCTCGGCGGCGGAGGCCAACTCCAACACGCTGCCGTCCCGGAACCGCGACCCGCTGGTGGAGGCCGCGGAGCGCGCGTTCCTCGCGGCGGAGGCGGAGGCCGAGGAGCCGCAGCAGCAGCCGGAGCCGGCGCCGCAGCAGGAGCCGCAGCCGCAGCAGCAGGCGCCCACGCAGGCGTCCGAGCCCGTGGACACGTACGAACCCGCCGGATTCGTGGAGTCCGTCTCCGAGACCACGCTCCAGGTCCGCCTGCCCGACCCGCAGCCCGAGCCGGACGCCCACGAGCGCGCCGCCGACGGGGACCCGCTCGCCGCCGACCACGTCGAGCCCCCGGCCCTGCCCGTCCCGGCAGCGCCGTCGGCCCCGGCCGCGCCCGCGGCCCCCGAACCGCTCTCCGACCAGACGGTTCCCGGCCCGCGTACAGCCCAGTGGGAGCGGGTCACCGACAAGGGACTCCCCAAGCGCACCCCGCAAGTGGTCCGCAAGGCCGAGGACTCCACCACTCCCCGCAAGGGAGGCGTGGACGCCGAGGCCCTGCGCCGCCGGCTCGGCGGCTTCCACCAGGGCGCCAAGGCCGGACGCCGGGACGTGGAGGCGGAGATGGAGACGGAAACGCCGCGGATAGACGCCGTAAGGCCTGCACGTACAGAGGAGATGACGGGGGACACAGTCGAGGAGGCACGCAGTTGA
- a CDS encoding MarR family winged helix-turn-helix transcriptional regulator, which translates to MHGSGTGSDGRAVPPAGVDPEFLALERELAVFLRRARAQSGEMAREVHPELEPAAYGLFVRLDDAGPQRATELAAYFGVGKATMSRQLRALEMLGLVVRDPDPADGRASLVRLTEEGRDRFRHVRDARRERYVRKLVDWDRTEVAELARLLHHFNVRSEG; encoded by the coding sequence GTGCACGGAAGCGGTACGGGAAGTGACGGCCGGGCCGTCCCGCCCGCCGGAGTGGACCCGGAATTCCTCGCGCTCGAACGGGAACTGGCGGTCTTCCTGCGGCGCGCCCGCGCGCAGTCCGGCGAGATGGCCCGCGAGGTCCACCCCGAACTGGAGCCCGCCGCCTACGGACTCTTCGTACGCCTCGACGACGCCGGCCCCCAGCGGGCCACCGAACTCGCCGCGTACTTCGGCGTCGGCAAGGCGACCATGAGCCGCCAGCTGCGCGCGCTCGAAATGCTCGGGCTCGTCGTCCGCGACCCCGACCCCGCCGACGGGCGCGCCTCGCTGGTCCGCCTCACCGAGGAGGGCCGGGACCGCTTCCGGCACGTCCGGGACGCCCGGCGCGAGCGGTACGTCCGCAAGCTCGTCGACTGGGACCGCACCGAGGTGGCCGAACTGGCACGACTGCTCCACCACTTCAACGTCCGCTCCGAGGGCTAG
- a CDS encoding lysozyme, with protein MRVHRSGTTLAGAALAALALLLPLAGSAGAAQDPGTRQVPARGSASMGMGVLKHDGRDGAPGGISVQAVQTEGVDVSGHQGNVAWSTLWNSGVKWAYVKATEGTYYKNTYFTQQYNGSYNIGMIRGTYHFATPDTTTGAAQADYFVNNGGGWSKDGRTLPGVLDIEWNPYGATCYGKTQSGMVAWIQDFVNRYKYRTGRDAVIYTATSWWKQCTGNYGGFASTNPLWIARYASTVGELPAGWQYYTMWQYTSSGPTVGDHNHFNGDLSRVQALANG; from the coding sequence ATGCGTGTGCACAGATCCGGAACGACCCTCGCCGGGGCCGCCCTCGCGGCGCTGGCCCTCCTTCTCCCCCTCGCCGGCTCCGCCGGTGCCGCCCAGGACCCGGGCACCCGGCAGGTGCCCGCCCGCGGCTCCGCCTCCATGGGCATGGGCGTCCTCAAGCACGACGGGCGCGACGGTGCGCCCGGTGGCATCTCGGTCCAGGCCGTCCAGACGGAAGGCGTGGACGTCTCCGGACACCAGGGGAACGTCGCCTGGTCCACGCTGTGGAACAGCGGGGTCAAGTGGGCCTACGTCAAGGCGACGGAAGGCACGTACTACAAGAACACCTACTTCACCCAGCAGTACAACGGCTCGTACAACATCGGCATGATCCGGGGCACGTACCACTTCGCCACCCCGGACACGACGACCGGCGCCGCCCAGGCCGACTACTTCGTCAACAACGGCGGCGGCTGGTCGAAGGACGGCAGGACCCTGCCGGGCGTCCTCGACATCGAGTGGAACCCGTACGGCGCGACCTGCTACGGCAAGACCCAGTCCGGGATGGTCGCCTGGATCCAGGACTTCGTGAACCGGTACAAGTACCGGACCGGGCGGGACGCCGTCATCTACACGGCGACGAGCTGGTGGAAGCAGTGCACCGGCAACTACGGGGGCTTCGCCTCCACCAACCCGCTGTGGATCGCTCGGTACGCCTCGACCGTCGGCGAACTCCCGGCCGGCTGGCAGTACTACACGATGTGGCAGTACACGTCCTCCGGCCCGACGGTCGGCGACCACAACCACTTCAACGGCGACCTCTCGCGCGTACAGGCGCTCGCCAACGGCTGA
- a CDS encoding lytic polysaccharide monooxygenase auxiliary activity family 9 protein, producing MPSYRRTSAVAASALSAAALVGLTPATAGAHGAVFNPVSRVAACYAEGPETPKSQVCKDLVADSGTQPLYDWNEVNIANADGQHQALIPDGKLCSANRAKYRALDWARTDWPATAVAAGSFDFKVRATAAHSGTMTVYITKAGFDPTQPLKWSDLDAAPVAVYNTTRTATDGYYNFTGTLPARTGRHIVYKVWQRNDSPEAFYSCSDVTFGGTTAQAATTKAQAPTEAKIAAGADLSTVSHAGHGGDEQAPALSAETAGAPSSPLPLALAGAGALAAFAGGTLLLGRRRNSSAS from the coding sequence ATGCCCTCGTACCGCCGCACCTCGGCCGTCGCCGCCTCCGCCCTGTCCGCCGCCGCCCTCGTCGGCCTCACCCCCGCCACGGCCGGCGCCCACGGCGCCGTCTTCAACCCCGTGAGCCGGGTGGCGGCCTGTTACGCCGAAGGCCCCGAGACGCCCAAGTCGCAGGTGTGCAAGGACCTCGTCGCCGACTCCGGCACCCAGCCGCTCTACGACTGGAACGAGGTCAACATCGCCAACGCCGACGGGCAGCACCAGGCCCTCATCCCGGACGGCAAGCTCTGCTCGGCGAACCGCGCCAAGTACCGGGCCCTCGACTGGGCGCGCACCGACTGGCCGGCGACGGCGGTCGCGGCGGGCTCCTTCGACTTCAAGGTCCGGGCGACGGCGGCCCACTCCGGCACGATGACGGTCTACATCACCAAGGCGGGCTTCGACCCGACGCAGCCCCTGAAGTGGTCGGACCTGGACGCGGCCCCGGTCGCCGTCTACAACACCACCCGCACGGCGACGGACGGCTACTACAACTTCACGGGCACCTTGCCGGCCCGCACCGGCCGCCACATCGTCTACAAGGTGTGGCAGCGCAACGACAGCCCCGAGGCCTTCTACAGCTGCTCGGACGTCACCTTCGGCGGTACGACCGCGCAGGCGGCCACGACGAAGGCCCAGGCCCCGACCGAAGCGAAGATCGCCGCGGGCGCCGACCTGTCCACCGTCAGCCACGCCGGCCACGGCGGCGACGAGCAGGCCCCGGCGCTCTCCGCCGAGACCGCCGGCGCCCCCTCCTCGCCGCTCCCGCTCGCCCTCGCCGGCGCGGGCGCCCTCGCCGCCTTCGCGGGGGGCACCCTGCTCCTGGGCCGGCGCCGGAACTCCTCCGCCTCCTAG
- a CDS encoding DUF4240 domain-containing protein codes for MNDDAFWALIDELSRRPGDRDERLEWLRAELVRSPETESVAFQVRLEKACERADTRAVWAAANRVEGGGCTDDGFHYFTLWLVGQGRKVYESVVADPDALADVPGIRALVGRHRDEWDDAEWPEWEELDYVAQDAYDELTGQEDDDGEEFLDAVEEAEDAAEAAGEWEEDEELAGARPEGMALPRLTALFPLGTSGS; via the coding sequence ATGAACGACGACGCCTTCTGGGCTCTCATCGACGAGTTGAGCCGCCGGCCCGGTGACCGGGACGAGCGGCTGGAGTGGCTGCGGGCGGAGCTGGTGCGGAGCCCGGAGACCGAGAGTGTGGCGTTCCAGGTGCGCCTGGAGAAGGCGTGCGAGAGAGCCGACACCCGCGCGGTGTGGGCGGCGGCGAACCGCGTCGAGGGCGGCGGCTGCACGGACGACGGCTTCCACTACTTCACGCTCTGGCTGGTGGGGCAGGGGCGGAAGGTGTACGAGTCGGTCGTCGCCGACCCGGACGCCCTGGCCGACGTGCCGGGGATCCGGGCCCTCGTGGGGCGGCACCGTGACGAGTGGGACGACGCCGAGTGGCCCGAGTGGGAGGAGCTCGACTATGTCGCCCAGGACGCGTACGACGAGCTGACCGGCCAGGAGGACGACGACGGCGAGGAGTTCCTCGACGCCGTCGAGGAGGCGGAGGACGCCGCCGAGGCGGCGGGGGAGTGGGAAGAGGACGAGGAACTCGCGGGGGCTCGGCCGGAGGGGATGGCGCTGCCCCGGCTCACCGCCCTCTTCCCACTCGGTACCTCCGGCTCCTAG
- the lon gene encoding endopeptidase La, giving the protein MASASTASAPLTLPVLPLDDEVVLPGMVVPLDLSDNDVRAAVEAAQAAARPGGGKPRVLLVPRVDGTYAGTGVLGTVEQVGRLSDGDPGALIRALGRVRIGAGTTGPGGALWVEGSAVEETLPDPLPGSVTELVREYKALATSWLKKRGAWQVVDRVQQIDGVGALADNAGYSPFLTVEQKVELLETADPVARLRLATAQLREHLAEQDVAETIAKDVQEGVDKQQREFLLRRQLEAVRKELRELGDGTDSPADESDDYRARVEAADLPEKVREAALKEVDKLERSSDQSPEGSWIRTWLDTVLELPWSERTEDQYDIQGAQAILDAEHAGLEDVKERITEYLAVRKRRAERGLGVVGGRRGGAVLALVGPPGVGKTSLGESVAHAMGRKFVRVALGGVRDEAEIRGHRRTYVGALPGRIVRAIKEAGSMNPVVLLDEIDKVGSDFRGDPAAALLEVLDPAQNHTFRDHYLEVELDLSDVVFLATANVLEAIPEALLDRMELVRLDGYTEDEKVVIARDHLLPRQLERAGLEPGEVVLEDASLRKLAGEYTREAGVRTLERAVARLLRKVTAQHELGDRELPFTVTPDDLRDLIGRPHHVPESAQDPAERRTAVPGVATGLAVTGAGGDVLFVEASLADPETGAAGLTLTGQLGDVMKESAQIALSFLRSHGAELELPVTGLKDRGVHIHFPAGAVPKDGPSAGVTMTTALASLLSGRQVRTDVAMTGEVSLTGRVLPIGGVKQKLLAAHRAGITTVVIPKRNEADLDDVPAEILEKLEVHPVTDVRQVLEIALAPAAVPVAVAA; this is encoded by the coding sequence ATGGCTTCTGCGTCCACGGCGTCCGCGCCGCTCACTCTGCCTGTGCTGCCGCTCGACGACGAGGTCGTGCTGCCCGGAATGGTGGTGCCGCTGGACCTGTCCGACAACGACGTACGGGCCGCCGTCGAGGCCGCCCAGGCCGCCGCCCGCCCCGGTGGCGGCAAACCGCGGGTGCTGCTCGTGCCCCGCGTCGACGGGACTTACGCCGGGACCGGTGTCCTCGGCACCGTCGAGCAGGTGGGGCGCCTGTCCGACGGCGACCCCGGTGCGCTGATCCGCGCCCTCGGCCGCGTACGCATCGGCGCCGGTACGACCGGACCCGGCGGCGCCCTGTGGGTCGAGGGCAGCGCCGTCGAGGAGACCCTGCCCGATCCGCTGCCCGGCTCCGTGACCGAGCTGGTCAGGGAGTACAAGGCGCTGGCCACCAGCTGGCTCAAGAAGCGCGGCGCCTGGCAGGTCGTCGACCGCGTCCAGCAGATCGACGGCGTCGGCGCCCTCGCCGACAACGCCGGCTACTCGCCCTTCCTCACCGTCGAGCAGAAGGTCGAGCTCCTGGAGACCGCCGACCCGGTCGCCCGCCTCAGGCTCGCCACCGCCCAGCTCCGCGAGCACCTCGCCGAGCAGGACGTCGCCGAGACCATCGCCAAGGACGTCCAGGAGGGCGTCGACAAGCAGCAGCGCGAGTTCCTCCTCCGCCGCCAGCTCGAAGCCGTCCGCAAGGAGCTCCGCGAGCTCGGCGACGGCACCGACTCGCCGGCCGACGAGTCCGACGACTACCGCGCCCGCGTCGAGGCCGCCGACCTGCCCGAGAAGGTCCGCGAGGCGGCCCTCAAGGAGGTCGACAAGCTGGAGCGGTCCAGCGACCAGTCCCCGGAGGGCTCCTGGATCCGCACCTGGCTCGACACCGTCCTCGAACTGCCCTGGAGCGAAAGGACCGAGGACCAGTACGACATCCAGGGCGCCCAGGCGATCCTCGATGCCGAGCACGCGGGCCTGGAGGACGTGAAGGAGCGCATCACCGAGTACCTCGCCGTGCGAAAGCGGCGGGCCGAGCGCGGCCTCGGCGTCGTCGGCGGCCGCCGCGGCGGAGCCGTCCTCGCCCTCGTCGGCCCACCCGGCGTCGGCAAGACCTCGCTCGGCGAGTCCGTCGCGCACGCCATGGGCCGGAAGTTCGTCCGCGTCGCCCTCGGCGGCGTGCGGGACGAGGCGGAGATCCGCGGCCACCGGCGTACGTACGTCGGCGCCCTGCCCGGCCGGATCGTCCGGGCGATCAAGGAGGCCGGGTCCATGAACCCGGTGGTCCTCCTCGACGAGATCGACAAGGTCGGCTCCGACTTCCGCGGCGACCCGGCGGCCGCCCTCCTCGAAGTCCTCGACCCCGCGCAGAACCACACCTTCCGCGACCACTACCTGGAGGTCGAACTCGACCTCTCCGACGTCGTCTTCCTCGCCACCGCCAACGTCCTCGAAGCCATCCCGGAAGCCCTCCTCGACCGCATGGAGCTGGTCAGGCTCGACGGGTACACCGAGGACGAGAAGGTCGTCATCGCCCGCGACCACCTGCTCCCGCGCCAGCTGGAGCGGGCCGGCCTGGAGCCCGGCGAGGTCGTCCTGGAGGACGCCTCCCTGCGGAAGCTCGCCGGGGAGTACACCCGGGAGGCCGGCGTCCGCACCCTGGAGCGCGCCGTCGCGCGGCTGCTCCGCAAGGTCACGGCCCAGCACGAACTGGGCGACCGCGAGCTGCCGTTCACCGTCACCCCGGACGACCTGCGGGACCTCATCGGGCGGCCCCACCACGTGCCGGAGTCGGCGCAGGACCCGGCGGAGCGCCGCACGGCGGTGCCCGGCGTCGCCACCGGACTCGCGGTGACCGGCGCGGGCGGTGACGTCCTCTTCGTGGAGGCGTCCCTCGCCGACCCGGAGACCGGCGCCGCCGGGCTGACCCTCACCGGCCAGCTGGGCGACGTGATGAAGGAGTCCGCGCAGATCGCGCTCTCCTTCCTCCGCTCGCACGGCGCGGAGCTGGAGCTGCCCGTCACCGGACTCAAGGACCGGGGCGTGCACATCCACTTCCCGGCCGGCGCGGTCCCCAAGGACGGGCCGAGCGCGGGCGTCACGATGACGACCGCCCTCGCGTCCCTGCTGAGCGGCCGGCAGGTCCGCACGGACGTGGCCATGACCGGCGAGGTCTCCCTCACCGGCCGGGTCCTCCCGATCGGCGGCGTGAAGCAGAAGCTGCTCGCGGCGCACCGGGCGGGCATCACGACGGTCGTGATCCCCAAGCGGAACGAGGCCGATCTGGACGACGTCCCGGCCGAGATCCTGGAGAAGCTGGAGGTCCACCCGGTGACCGACGTCCGGCAGGTCCTGGAGATCGCGCTGGCACCGGCGGCGGTGCCGGTGGCCGTCGCCGCCTGA
- a CDS encoding GNAT family N-acetyltransferase, with amino-acid sequence MDMGAITSAWVAGWTVSRETPPAVAEPWGYRIDVGLPRHVVRHVLPAPDAASVGALCERLTEPYSWLKVMATPEEVAPWITEGWTVPDDPGFMMVKPLDAGARPAPPEGYARTTEVRDGVIRVRVLAADGTLAARGQIAPTGSTAVADQIETDPAHRRRGLGANVMRTLEAAAAQAGAETGVLAATTDGLALYDSLDWRYRGPLTGIVRSGT; translated from the coding sequence ATGGATATGGGAGCTATTACCTCTGCCTGGGTGGCCGGCTGGACCGTCTCCCGGGAGACGCCACCCGCCGTCGCCGAGCCCTGGGGCTACCGGATCGACGTCGGCCTGCCCCGGCACGTCGTACGCCACGTGCTGCCCGCCCCCGACGCGGCCTCGGTCGGCGCGCTCTGCGAGCGGCTCACCGAGCCGTACAGCTGGCTCAAGGTGATGGCGACCCCGGAGGAGGTGGCGCCGTGGATCACCGAAGGGTGGACGGTCCCCGACGACCCGGGCTTCATGATGGTCAAGCCGCTGGACGCGGGTGCCCGCCCCGCGCCGCCCGAGGGGTACGCGCGGACGACCGAGGTACGGGACGGGGTCATCCGGGTCCGCGTCCTCGCCGCGGACGGCACCCTCGCCGCGCGCGGCCAGATCGCCCCGACCGGCTCCACCGCCGTCGCCGACCAGATCGAGACCGACCCCGCGCACCGGCGGCGGGGCCTCGGCGCGAACGTCATGCGCACCCTGGAGGCGGCCGCCGCGCAGGCCGGCGCCGAGACCGGCGTCCTGGCCGCGACCACGGACGGCCTCGCGCTGTACGACTCCCTCGACTGGCGCTACCGCGGGCCCCTCACCGGGATCGTCCGGTCGGGAACCTGA